ATCTGCATTTTGTCCTAGCTGACTAACTTTCTTAGATGCGATCGCACCGATGACACCACCGACCACACCACCAATAATCGTCCCCAAAAGAAATCCACCTGCAAAATTATCTTTTTCACTCATAATATGGTTATTGCCAATCTTAAATATTTGTTCCCCTTCCATTATCTAATATTTTAAGATTTGTTGACTATGGAGATTAACAAAAATTAAGCAATGAGCAAATTTAAGAATCAGTCAGCCCTCCAAAGGTAGAGGGTTTATCGAACTGATTATCCTTGATTTAACTCTTGAGAGCGATGTTTTGCCGCTCTTACCGCTTCGATGAGAGCATAACGAAAACCATTTTTTTCTAGCTGGGAAACCCCTGCAATGGTAGTACCCCCAGGGCTAGTAACTTGATCTTTTAATACCGCAGGATGTAACTCTTTGGTTTTGATCAATTCTGCGGTACCTAGCACCGTCTGCAATGCCAGTTGGGTAGCGATGGCACGGGGTAAGCCTACCGCCACTCCCCCATCACTAAGGGCCTCTATCATCATGGCTACAAAGGCAGGACCAGAACCCGATAACCCTGTGACTGCGTCCATCATATATTCTGGTACTTCAATCACTTCGCCAATGGCACTGAATATTGATTGGGCTGTGTTTAAATCTGCTTCCTTTACTTTATCATTAGGTGCGATCGCACTCATGCCCTGACCTACCAAAGCAGGGGTATTGGGCATTACTCGGATGATGCCACATTGAGGAAAAGCCGACTCCAATTTGCTTAGGGAAGTACCTGCCAAAATAGAAATCACTAAACGGGGAAAATGGGCAGAATTTTGTCCTGCCAAATCAGCCACCACCGCCGAAAAAATTTGGGGCTTAATGGCTAACAACAAAATCTCACAACTCCCAAACAATAAGCCATTATTATCAGTAGTGCCAACCCCATAACTATCTTGCCAATATTCTCGGCGCTGAGTTTGGGGTTCACTTACTTGTATTTGATCTGCTTGATATATTTTTTGTTCCAAAAGACGGGAAATGATCGCCTCTGCCATCACTCCCCCACCAATAACACCTAATTTAAAAGACACAGAATAAATAAGTAACTAATAATTTAATTTGTTAACAACAATTTTCAACTCGATTATTGAGCCAAAGGAGAAGATAAATCAGGTAGAGGAGTATTACTCCAGAGACTGTCAGAGAAGCCATTGGCGCTAAAATCATCTACCGCATTCTGTTCAGATTTTTTCCCCACACTAGAGCTACCTTTAGAGTTGGTTACTTGAACATTTCTAGGGGTGAAAACAAAAATAGATTCCCCAACCCTTTCACAATTACCATCAAGGGCGGCAGTGCCTCCTGTGACAAAATCTACGGCTCTTTGAGCTTCGTAGGATTCCATTAAATTAAGATTAAGAACAACAGATCTTTGTTGTTTAAGAAGGTTGATAACTTCTGATGCTTGTTCAAAGGTGTGAGGCTCAAAAATTTCAATTTCATTCATGGTGGTGTTAACTCCGGGTAATCCAATTACATTGCTAGGGAAACGACTGGACATTCTGTTTTGCTCCATATCTAAATCACTATTACTATCCATATCCATAGAAGGCGCACGACGGCGACGACGGGTAAAAGGAGAATGGGGGGCTACTGCTTCGTCTTCCCTAATAGGGGCCACAGGCTCATCAAATAATTGAGAATCTTCTTCCTCTTCTTCAATCATCTCCTCGGACATCATTTCTTCCATTTCTTGCTCAAAGGAATCGTAATCGTCATTGGGTCGATTGACTATATTTTTTAGTTTTTCTAAGCCGCCAAAAAATGTTTTTCTCACTGCTTTAACTTTGGTTACAACTCTTGTATGATAATACCTATTTTTGTTTAATCACAAAAACTTACTTAAGATTAAATCATAAAAATGGAATTGGTTACTTTTTTATTATTAATCTAGTATAAAAGTAGGATCTTTTTTGCATAATAGAAAACTTTTTTTCCTAAATCTGCTTATGAATGAAAATACATCTTTGCCTCAAGAGCTAAAAGAAGCAAAAATTGCTTATTACAATGCCTTATTATATGCTCGTTTTCAAGCTGGTTTTTTGGGCAGGGTATCCCATGAAATTCGATCGCCTTTAGGTAGCTTAATGAGTATTCATCAACTAATTGTTAACGATTTGTGTGAAAGCCCGGAGGAAGAAAAGGAATTTATCGCAGAGGCCTACAATTACGCCAAAAAGTTAATGGATATGTTGGACGAATTAATTGAGGTTTCTAAGTTAGAAGCAGGTAGATTTGAGTTGGAGTTAATACTGCTCAATTGTCTTGATTTTGTGACTTTTGTTAAAAACAAAATGAAGGTACAAGCCGCTAACCGTAATGTGATATTGAATATAGCACAGATAGACCCCCAGTTATTAGTTTTAGGAGATCGTCAAAAATTAGCTCAGGTATTTTTTTATTGGTTGGAAGTGGCGATCGATCTTTGTGAATTGGGTACTATTACTTTATCAGCGGATGCTGTGGCACCAGAAAATCAGACAAGGTTAACCATTGAGTTACCCTTCAAAAGTAGTGAATTCAACGAACCTAGCCAATTTCATGAGTTACCTTTTGAGGAGGTTAAGGGTATGGATTCTTTTCCACAACTATCCAACGGTACCAAGATTACCCTCGCTCAAAGTTTGGTTAGATTGATGGGAGGGCAATTCAAAGTTAGTAATGGCACGGAAAAAACTACCTGTTTAGAGATATTTCTTCCAAATTCTGAGACTGTTTGAGCAAATCTTCGGGGTTTGGATAGCTGTTGTATAACACCATGGTAGTAGTTTCATTTTCCACAAAACCGATTCTTTGATAAAATTTTTGTTGATGGGTGGTGGTGAGATATATCCTTTCTACTCGGTTGAGAAGGGGATGGCTGATCAATGTTTCTACTAATTTACGTCCTAATCCTAGCCCTTGATATTCCGCATCAATGACCACATCCCAAATGGTGGCTCGATAAATACCATCGGATGTTGCCCTAGCACTACCGATAAGACGTTTATTATCCCATACTGATATTACAGGATTGCTATGGGCGATCGCCACGGTAACATCTTCAAGACAACGATTTTTTGCCCAAAAAGCATTTTTTTGATACAAGGCTAACAATTGATTAAGGTCAATTTTTTCTTTATCAGTACAAAATTTGATGTGACGACAATCCATCCCGATTTCCTCCCCAACCATTGAGATTTTAAAATTCCCTAAATAAACTTAAAAACACAATTGTATAACGGTTAAACCTAAAATGTCCTACCTGTGCGATCGCTACCTAAACCATAATCATAGACAAATTAAACTTATCCCATTACCTTTGTGCAAATAATCCTAACAAATATTTTCTATTCTCGGACAAGGAGATGTCTTGAAACGATGACCAAAAAATTAATCCCCATGAATATCTTTTAACGTTTTCCAACCGGGTTGCCATAAATCTCTGTCCTTTAATTGTTGAGCATTAATCCAAAAGCGTACATTATCATCACAAGAAGCCGTCATTTCAGCAAATACCCACTTATCTTTATTTTTACGATTAATAACTTGAAAGTGTCTCCACCCCCATGTTTTTTGAGTAGATGTCCACTTTGAGCCTAATAAATGGGGAAATTTTTGTTTTTTTGCCATGGTCAAGAAATCAACAATATATATTCTCAATGTACAATCAACCATCAACATTGACAATGAACAATTATCATCCCTAATTGAGGTTAATTAAGTTTCCCCTAGTACGATAAAATAAACCTTGAAGACGCACAAAAAAATAGATGTCAATAATACCAGAACTACCACAAAATCTAGGCTCAAGGCTCTCTTTTCAAGGCAGAAAATTTCAATTTGAAGTCAACAGACTCAGACTACCCAACGGAGTGGAGGGAGAATGGGAATGTATCCGCCATCCGGGGGGAGCTTTAGCTGTTCCTATTACCCCAGATGGTAAACTGGTATTAGTACGTCAATATCGCTTTGCTGTCAAAGGAAGACTCCTCGAATTTCCCGCTGGTACTGTGGAAAAAGGAGAAAGTCCCCTTTCTACCATCGAACGGGAAATAGAAGAAGAAACAGGATACAAAGCCTCTCAATGGCAAAACCTCGGTAAATTTCCCCTTGCCCCCGGTTATTCTGATGAATATATCTACGCCTTTCTGGCTCAGGATTTGGAACAGTTACCCCATCCTCCCCACCAAGACGAAGACGAGGATATTGAAGTTGTCTTGATGGGTTTTGCGGAGTTTGAAGAGGTCATTCGCCGAGGTAGTCAAGTAGATGCGAAATCTATTGCTGCTTATTTTTTAGCTCGTCCTTTTTTAGCGGAAAACAATTAAATTTTAATCAACATTTTTTATGAAACCACAGGTAATATTTTTGGATGCCGTTGGCACTCTTTTTGGTGTAAAAAATAATGTGGGTTGGGCTTATACCGAAATATCAAAAAAGTATGGAGTAAGTGGCGATCGCACTTTAGTTAATGAAGCATTTTATCAGTGTTTTAAAGATTCTTCACCCCTTGCCTTTGATACCCAAGAAGAAAGTCGAGTAAAATCCCTTGAATTTGACTGGTGGAAAAAAATCGCCCAAGATACCTTTACTTCATTGGGTTTGTGGGAAGAATTTACCAGTTTTGATGAATTTTTTGTAGAGCTATATCAATATTTTAGCGGTAGTGAACCATGGTTTATTTATAATGAGGTTATTCCCACCCTCGAGAGATGGCAAAAAGAAGGGATTGAATTAGGGATTATTTCTAATTTTGATACCCGCATTTTTTCTGTTTTAGACAGTTTAAATCTAACTCAATATTTCTCTAGCATCACCATTTCTTCGTTATCAGGAGTTGCCAAACCCCATCCTGATATTTTCCTCAAAGCCCTACAACATCATCATTGTTCCCCCGAAAATGCTTGGTACATTGGGGATAGTAAAAAGGAAGATTATTGGGGTGCAAAAACTGTCGGTATGCAGTCTTTCTGGCTTAACAGAGAATAGATGCTTTAAGTTGGTTAAGGCTTTCCATGGCTAAATGTTGTCTCGTACTCAAGTTAAAATAGAGTATGAGATCGTTGTAATTGTTAATTTTCTTCTGGGTCATTTTTTCTCTATGCAAATTTATTTAGATGCTTCTGCTACTACTGCTCCTCGTGTTGAAGTTATTAATTTGATGCAGGAGACATTATTAAAGGGATGGGGAAATCCCTCTAGTTTGCATAGTTGGGGAGAAAGGGCTACTTTGATTTTGGAAAAAGCGCGATGGCAAGTGGCTTCCTTAATCAATGCTCCTTCTAGTGATGCCATTATTTTTACTTCGGGGGGAACTGAGGCGGATAATTTGGCACTTTTTGGAGTCACTACTCAGTATGATTCCCCTCAACATATTATTATTTCTGCCGTAGAACACAGTGCGATCGCCCTTCCTGCCCAAATTTTAGAAAACCAAGGATGGCAAGTAACCCGTTTAGCCGTGGATAGTAGAGGGAGAGTAAACCCTCAAGCCCTATCCATGGCAATACAACCAAATACGGTGTTAGTGTCAATCATTTATGGACAAAGTGAAGTGGGTACCATTCAACCCATCAAAGAATTAGCTACCATCACCAAAAATCAGGGAATTTTATTCCATACCGATGCGGTACAAGTGGCAGGGCGCTTAACCCTTGATGTGGAAGAGTTGGGGATAGATTTATTATCCCTTTCTGCCCATAAGTTTTATGGCATTCAAGGGGCAGGTGCTTTATATATTCGCCCTGGGGTAAAATTAAATTCCCTCGGGGGAGGCGGTGGACAAGAAAAAGGTTTAAGGTCAGGTACTCAAGCATTAGGGGCGATCGCATCTATGGGTTTAGCCTCCCAACTAATCCAAGAAGAACTAGAATTAGAAACCCCCAAAATTAGGGCATTGCGAGACTATCTACTAGAACTATTATCCTCCTTTCCCTACTTGACCATTACAGGAGATACTATACACCGTTTACCCCATCATGCCAGTTTTATCATAAATCACCCTTCCCCCCTACTCACAGGGCGTAAACTGGTCAGAGAATTAAATTTTGCAGGGATTGGTATCAGTGCAGGATCTGCTTGTAATAGCGGTAAAACTCAACCCTCATCAACCCTTTTGGCGATGGGATATACTCAAAATCAAGCTCTTAAAGGTATTCGCATTAGCTTAGATCGTCACACCACCAAAGAAGACATTACATGGACAGCCATGGTACTCAGGCAAATTATTAACCGCCTCATTTCAGATTTAAATTCACATTAAGTCTGGTTGGGGTGGGCAATGGGCAATAGTTTTCAATGGTTTATGGTTATAATACCAAATCCGATTAGTAAAGTTTACTATTATTCACTGTGTAACAATTGACAATAAACAATTGTTATCTTTTGCCTGTTCCCCGTTCCCTGTTCCCCGCCCTAATTAGTATATTATTCAAACAGGATTTAGTATAAGGGGTAGGGATTTAGGGGGAAAAACAAAAAAAGGAGGGTAAAACCCTCCTTCTAATCAACAAAATTCAGATAGTCTCAAATAAAACTACTCACTAGCGCTAGAAGCTAATTCCTCATCGCTATTATCACTGACTTGAGTTTCTGTTTCTTCCACTACTTCACTGGTTTCCTCAGTAGCTACATTTTCAACCACTTCCGTAGTTTCTTCCTCAACCACTTCAGCCGCTTCCTCTTGAGCGTCATCACCAGCTAATAATCTCTGACGGTATTGTTCAGCCATTTCTTCAGCTTTTTCAAATACCAATTCCCGATTAGTCAACATATCACCAGGTTCAGGTTCTAATTGCTTAGTAGAAAGGGAAATACGTCCTCTTTCTGCGTCTAAGTCGATGATCATGACTTTTAATTCATCATTAACATTGAACACACTATGAGGAGTATCAATATGATCATGGGAAATTTCGGAGATGTGTAATAAACCACTTACACCGCCGATGTCGATAAAGGCACCATAAGGCTTGATACCACGAACAGAACCGACTACCACTTGAGCCACCTCTAAACCATTCATCTTACGCTCTACTAAAGCACGACGATGACTCAATACAAGACGATTGCGCTCTTCATCAACTTCTAAGAATTTTAAGGGTAAATCTTGACCTAATAAATCCTCTTTAGCATCTTTGGCACTGATGTGAGAACCGGGGATAAAGCCTCTTAAACCTTCAACTCTAACCAATGCACCACCTCTGTTGGTAGCGAATACATTAGAATAAACGGTGGCATCTTCTTGTTGTAATTGACGGACTCTTTCCCAAGCGCGCATATATTCGATGCGACGGATAGAGAGGGTTAACTGTCCATCTTCGTTTTCATCGGTGAGGATAAAAAATTCTCTGGTTTCGTTGGGTTGTAAAACCTCATCGGGGTTATCAACTCTGTTGATAGAAAGTTCTTGTACGGGAATATAAGCGGCAGTCTTTGCTCCGATGTCGATGAGCGCGCCTCTTTGCTCCATACTAAAAACAGTACCGGGTACTACATCCCCAGGACTGAAATGATAGTCATATTGATCTAAAAGAGCGGCAAAATCTTCATGGGTAAAACCAATATCGGTTTTTGCGGTTTCTGTTTGACTGACCATAGGCATATTTTCAAAGGTTTTCAATTTACTTAGTTTTCTGATAATTACAAATATTTTCCATGGACTTACAAAAGTTATTCATAAGTGATTTGGAAAAAATAAACATAGAGATTAATTTTAGAATTTAATACTTCTATTTATGGAGTTTGACACGGTATAAGATGAAATAGTTGTCCTAGGTATATATACCTTTGGTGTTTCACCCTCTACTGCATAGGATTTATATTAATCCCCAAGACGACAAGCCCAATTATCTAGCTTAACACCAAAAACGATCTAAATTTTTGATTTAAGGTATATTATACAGAATTTTGAGCAGGGGATGTTGAATTATTGGGTGATAAAAATTATTTTTTTGCTATGTTTTTGTAAATTCTGTCACCAAATCTTCAAAAACATCTTCCATCATCTCCGTTTGAGCCAAGATGAAGTTCATTCCTATTTTGTTAACCATAAAATTGATTGTTCTTATGCAATAACAAAATGTAACGAATTTTTATCAATATAGAATCACAAAGTTAAATATAAATATCATGTATATGGATTTATAAAATGTTGGACAAAAATTAAAGTTCCAAACTCATCCATAAATATTTAACGAAGATAGAAAAAATATGTTTTTATCGTTTTTTGATCACTTTTGCAAAAACTCGAATATTGTAAAGACGATCGCACTTTCGGCAATGATGATTAACCTGTTTCAACTTCCCGTCCTAGCCTGTACAAGGGCAGTTTATCATGGCAAAGATGACTTAGTTATAACAGGTCGTACCATGGACTGGTTAACGGAAATGGATAGTAACCTATGGGCTTTTCCTAGGGGCATAGAAAGAAGTGGACTAGCGGGGGAAAAATCCCTAAAATGGACTTCTAAATATGGAAGTGTAGGGGTAGGTGTTTGGGATATTGGCATCGCTGATGGCATGAATGAAATGGGGTTAGTGGCAAATATGCTTTATCTAACCGAGACAGAGTTTCCCACCCCCAGTGCCAATGATCCTCGCAAAGCTATATCCTTATCTCTATGGGTACAGTATGTGCTAGATAACTTTGCCACCGTGGAAGAAGCCGTGAGAGCCATGGAAAAAGATGAATTTTATGTAATTCCCATGCAATCTCCCGACGGTAAAGAGGGAACAGTTCACCTGTCTATCTCCGATGCCACGGGAGATTCTGCTATTTTTGAATATCTCGAGGGTAAATTAGTAATTCACCATAGCTCTGATTATCAAGTGATGACTAATTCACCACCCTTTGACCAACAATTGGCATTAAATGGCTATTGGCAAAATATTGGTGGTACAACCATGTTACCGGGTACTAATCGACCCAGCGATCGTTTTGTTCGGGCTTCTTTTTATATTAACGCAGTTCCTAAAACGGCTGATCCTGCTGAGGGTATCGCCAATGTTTTTTCTGTGATGCGTAATGCTTCTGTACCTTTGGGAATATCTACCCCTGAGCGTCCAGAAATCTCTTCTACTATTTGGCGCACCGTGGCAGACCAAAAAAATCGGCGCTATTTCTTTGAGTCAACCCGTCAGCCCAATGTTTTCTGGGTTGATATGGCTAAGTTAGATTTTTCGTCCCAAAGTCCTGTCAAAAAACTAAACCTCGTTGATGGTGAAGTGTTTGCTGGAGAAACTTCTGCCCTATTTGAACCCACCCAAGGAATGCAGTTTCTTCCTGCGGTTAACTAGCTTTTGGGTATTAGGTCTGTTAAGTGTTGGGTAGGTTTTACATTGAGTTAAGGTATTCGTCTAACCCTCTTTTGACATTAAAGATAGTTTATATCAAGTTCGACGAATCAGTTATGAAAAGGAATCCTGTTTTGCCCCCTAAATCCCCCAATTCTGGGGGACTTTCATTGTAAAAATTTATCCGAACTTGATATTAACGATAGTCTGGGCTTTGAATATCTCTCAAACGGGCTTCAGGGCGCAAAAATCGGTCTAATTGTTGCTCGTAAAATTGACGATTTTTTAACAAATGTTCGGGATTTTCATCATCCAAGGGGTGACAGGTAGCCGTGCGCAAGGCTTGAATTACCGCAGAAGTGACATTGTACATCGAGCGCTGGAAAGTTACCCCCAATTGAATCAACATATCTTCCTCCCCTCGGCAATGTTGACGGTAATAATCTACCAAATAAGGAGGTAAAAAATGTAACATGTCATCCATTAACAGGGTGGGAGGAATACCAGCGCCCCCCACGGGAAACACATCAGCATATAAGATACCATAATGAAACTCTTTTTGATCCTGTGGCACTTGTCTGGCTTGGGCATTATAGGATTTGGTACCACGGAAGGGCGATGTGCGATAAAATACTGATTCCACATAGGGGAGGGCGGCATCATTCAACCAGTTAAAACCTTTACTTTTGGGGATGATTTCGTAACACTTTCCGCCGATATAAGCATGGTGATAAATAGGGCGACTTGCCACGGCAAAAATACCATTAACTAAAAAATCCATGGCTTCTTTTACAGTGGTCATTTTTCCTTCATCATATAAATCAGACATTTCCAAGAATACAGGACACATTACCTCCCAAAATAATCCTAAATTGGAATAATAAGATAGTTGTTTTACCTGTTCCAAAAACATGTCAGGAAATAGCTTATATATTCCTAACATAACGGGGTTAGATTTAAAGTAAGCCTTAATAGCTATATCCGCATTATGACGATATTCTTCGGTGTCTAAATAAGCATCAAAACCACCCATATTCATATCTTTTCCATGCCAAAACATGGCTCTCATACAGGCTTCTGCAAATTCCATATTAATGCGATCGTGCAATAAATGATGGAATAATTTTGGCATTTTAGTAGTCTTACCTTTATTCATAAATTCCAGTAACTCTGGGTGCGCTGATGCTTTTCCTCGCCATACAGGTAAGTCTGCATTTTCCCCCGCATAATGGTTGGGCATATCTAAATATTCTTTAGATATAAAGTATTTAAAAAAGGGAAAAGGATTAAGAAAAACTTTCTCGGCAATATACAATAAATCCCGCCAATAAAAGTCCATGGGAATGGCGTACGCTTTATAGATACCGATAATTTGTTTGAGGTTTTCTGGGGTATCGGGTAACATGGATTGCC
The sequence above is a segment of the Cyanobacterium stanieri PCC 7202 genome. Coding sequences within it:
- a CDS encoding CO2 hydration protein (PFAM: CO2 hydration protein (ChpXY)~TIGRFAM: CO2 hydration protein~InterPro IPR010220~KEGG: cyt:cce_0605 protein involved in constitutive low affinity CO2 uptake~PFAM: CO2 hydration family protein~SPTR: Putative uncharacterized protein;~TIGRFAM: CO2 hydration protein) produces the protein MNTINQTKLPPSNHPFAEIVHRLEAGQSMLPDTPENLKQIIGIYKAYAIPMDFYWRDLLYIAEKVFLNPFPFFKYFISKEYLDMPNHYAGENADLPVWRGKASAHPELLEFMNKGKTTKMPKLFHHLLHDRINMEFAEACMRAMFWHGKDMNMGGFDAYLDTEEYRHNADIAIKAYFKSNPVMLGIYKLFPDMFLEQVKQLSYYSNLGLFWEVMCPVFLEMSDLYDEGKMTTVKEAMDFLVNGIFAVASRPIYHHAYIGGKCYEIIPKSKGFNWLNDAALPYVESVFYRTSPFRGTKSYNAQARQVPQDQKEFHYGILYADVFPVGGAGIPPTLLMDDMLHFLPPYLVDYYRQHCRGEEDMLIQLGVTFQRSMYNVTSAVIQALRTATCHPLDDENPEHLLKNRQFYEQQLDRFLRPEARLRDIQSPDYR
- a CDS encoding SSU ribosomal protein S1P (PFAM: S1 RNA binding domain~COGs: COG0539 Ribosomal protein S1~InterPro IPR000110:IPR003029~KEGG: cyu:UCYN_03170 SSU ribosomal protein S1P~PFAM: RNA binding S1 domain protein~SPTR: SSU ribosomal protein S1P), producing MVSQTETAKTDIGFTHEDFAALLDQYDYHFSPGDVVPGTVFSMEQRGALIDIGAKTAAYIPVQELSINRVDNPDEVLQPNETREFFILTDENEDGQLTLSIRRIEYMRAWERVRQLQQEDATVYSNVFATNRGGALVRVEGLRGFIPGSHISAKDAKEDLLGQDLPLKFLEVDEERNRLVLSHRRALVERKMNGLEVAQVVVGSVRGIKPYGAFIDIGGVSGLLHISEISHDHIDTPHSVFNVNDELKVMIIDLDAERGRISLSTKQLEPEPGDMLTNRELVFEKAEEMAEQYRQRLLAGDDAQEEAAEVVEEETTEVVENVATEETSEVVEETETQVSDNSDEELASSASE
- a CDS encoding penicillin amidase (PFAM: Linear amide C-N hydrolases, choloylglycine hydrolase family~COGs: COG3049 Penicillin V acylase and related amidase~InterPro IPR003199~KEGG: gvi:gll0368 hypothetical protein~PFAM: Choloylglycine hydrolase~SPTR: Gll0368 protein); amino-acid sequence: MMINLFQLPVLACTRAVYHGKDDLVITGRTMDWLTEMDSNLWAFPRGIERSGLAGEKSLKWTSKYGSVGVGVWDIGIADGMNEMGLVANMLYLTETEFPTPSANDPRKAISLSLWVQYVLDNFATVEEAVRAMEKDEFYVIPMQSPDGKEGTVHLSISDATGDSAIFEYLEGKLVIHHSSDYQVMTNSPPFDQQLALNGYWQNIGGTTMLPGTNRPSDRFVRASFYINAVPKTADPAEGIANVFSVMRNASVPLGISTPERPEISSTIWRTVADQKNRRYFFESTRQPNVFWVDMAKLDFSSQSPVKKLNLVDGEVFAGETSALFEPTQGMQFLPAVN